A DNA window from Parabacteroides johnsonii DSM 18315 contains the following coding sequences:
- a CDS encoding M16 family metallopeptidase: MKIRQILSIGCFLWILATLRLAAQQPEIQPLPIDPKVKYGQLSNGLTYYIRHNAQPKDRADFFIAQNVGSILEDENQRGLAHFLEHMAFDGTRNFPGHGMDEFTESIGMRGGENFNAYTSFDETVYMIMNAPVTRESIVDSCLLILHDWSGFITLADTAIEKERGVIREEWRTRQDAQTRIWEQQLPKMFPDNKYAHRMPIGTIDVIDNFKPDELRAYYKKWYRPDLQGIIIVGDIDVDKVEAAVKRIFADIPAPTNPAKREYTEVADNDKPLVSIATDKEASNIILSIFYKHDKMPKELYATGAGLMKDYMENVVETMINERFAEMMQKANPPFVAAQASDGDFMIAKTKGAFTVAALVKEGEINKALDALVTETERVKRYGFTASEYDRARINVLKQYESLFNDRDKQKNRSYTNEYVRHFTDGGYIPGIETEYQLISQIAPQIPVEQVNQYAQSLIGDKNIVIGLTGPDKADMKYPTETQLLEDFIKAQQLPVEPYEETVSNEPLISKLPAPGKIREMKTDPLFGATVLTLDNGIKVVLKHTDFKKDEILMTATSPGGSTLFGAKDIDNLKVFNDVITLGGVGNFPATDLNKVLAGKKVSCSPSIGLNTENVNGYASPTDLKTLFELVYLYFTAPRMDEEAYTSFENRMIAQLKNLELNPMVAFSDTLTKAIYDNNPRAARITADDFRQISYPRIMEMYKERFADASDFVFTFVGNIDTDSIRPFVEQYLATLPAKGRVEKANPAEVPAIRTGEYTNIFKRALETPKASVVNFWSSKMGYNLENILTATMLKQILDLVYMEKVREDEGGTYGVQTSAQISSFPEGQTFLQAYFDTDPAKREKMNAIVRTELDNIVKSGPRDEDFKKSQDNILKRHAENLQENVYWLTTLDNYYFRGFNGETTYEETIKGITPANIQAFAKKLLEQGNRIEVVMEP, from the coding sequence ATGAAGATCAGACAGATTCTATCCATCGGATGTTTCCTTTGGATACTTGCCACCCTCCGTTTGGCAGCACAGCAACCGGAAATACAGCCGCTACCCATAGACCCAAAAGTAAAATACGGACAACTCAGCAACGGGTTAACCTATTACATCCGACACAATGCGCAACCGAAAGACCGTGCGGATTTCTTTATCGCCCAAAATGTCGGATCGATCCTGGAAGACGAGAACCAACGCGGACTAGCCCATTTCCTCGAACATATGGCGTTCGATGGAACCAGGAACTTCCCCGGACATGGCATGGATGAATTTACCGAGAGCATCGGAATGCGTGGAGGCGAGAACTTCAACGCTTATACAAGTTTCGACGAAACGGTTTATATGATCATGAACGCTCCGGTCACCCGCGAGAGTATCGTCGACTCCTGCCTGCTGATCCTGCATGACTGGTCGGGCTTCATCACGCTCGCAGATACGGCCATCGAAAAGGAACGGGGCGTGATCCGGGAGGAATGGCGCACGCGACAGGATGCCCAGACGCGTATCTGGGAACAGCAGTTGCCGAAAATGTTCCCGGACAACAAATATGCACACAGGATGCCGATCGGCACGATCGACGTGATCGATAACTTCAAACCGGACGAACTCCGGGCTTATTACAAGAAATGGTATCGTCCTGACCTACAAGGCATTATTATTGTAGGAGATATAGATGTAGACAAGGTAGAGGCAGCTGTAAAACGTATCTTTGCCGATATCCCTGCTCCAACCAATCCGGCCAAACGCGAATATACGGAAGTGGCAGACAATGACAAACCGCTTGTTTCCATCGCCACAGACAAGGAGGCTTCCAATATTATCCTTTCCATATTCTATAAGCACGACAAGATGCCGAAAGAGCTGTATGCTACCGGAGCAGGTTTGATGAAGGATTATATGGAGAATGTCGTTGAGACGATGATAAACGAACGCTTTGCCGAAATGATGCAAAAAGCGAATCCTCCCTTTGTCGCTGCCCAGGCTTCGGACGGTGATTTCATGATCGCCAAGACAAAAGGTGCTTTCACTGTTGCCGCCTTAGTAAAAGAAGGCGAGATAAACAAAGCGCTCGATGCACTTGTGACAGAGACGGAACGGGTGAAACGGTACGGTTTCACGGCTTCCGAATATGACCGTGCCCGTATCAATGTCCTGAAACAATACGAATCACTGTTCAACGACCGCGACAAACAAAAGAACCGCTCTTACACGAACGAATATGTCCGCCACTTTACAGACGGAGGTTACATTCCAGGCATCGAAACGGAATATCAGCTAATCAGCCAGATCGCACCACAAATCCCAGTCGAGCAGGTGAATCAATACGCTCAGAGTTTGATCGGCGACAAAAACATCGTAATCGGGCTCACCGGCCCTGACAAGGCTGACATGAAATATCCGACCGAGACTCAATTATTAGAAGACTTTATCAAGGCACAACAATTGCCGGTCGAACCCTATGAAGAGACTGTTTCCAATGAACCGCTGATTTCCAAGTTGCCCGCTCCGGGGAAGATCAGAGAGATGAAGACGGACCCGCTGTTCGGCGCGACGGTCCTGACACTCGACAACGGCATCAAGGTCGTACTGAAACATACGGACTTCAAGAAAGACGAGATTCTGATGACGGCTACCAGTCCCGGCGGCAGCACCTTGTTCGGAGCGAAAGATATCGACAATCTGAAAGTGTTCAATGATGTTATTACGCTTGGCGGAGTCGGCAACTTCCCGGCAACCGATCTGAATAAGGTATTGGCAGGAAAGAAAGTCTCTTGTTCTCCCTCTATCGGCCTGAATACGGAAAATGTAAACGGTTATGCCTCTCCTACCGACCTAAAGACATTGTTCGAACTGGTTTATCTCTATTTCACGGCTCCACGTATGGATGAAGAGGCTTATACTTCCTTCGAGAATCGTATGATCGCACAGTTGAAAAACCTGGAACTGAACCCGATGGTGGCGTTCAGCGACACGCTGACAAAAGCGATTTACGACAATAACCCACGTGCCGCCCGCATCACGGCTGACGACTTCAGGCAGATCAGCTACCCGCGCATCATGGAGATGTACAAAGAACGGTTTGCCGATGCTTCAGACTTTGTCTTTACGTTCGTCGGAAATATCGACACAGACAGCATCCGCCCTTTTGTAGAACAATATCTGGCGACGCTTCCAGCCAAAGGACGCGTTGAAAAAGCCAATCCCGCCGAAGTGCCGGCTATCCGCACGGGCGAATACACGAATATCTTCAAACGCGCTCTGGAAACACCGAAAGCGTCGGTTGTCAACTTCTGGTCCAGCAAGATGGGATATAACCTTGAAAACATCCTCACCGCCACTATGTTGAAGCAAATTCTCGATCTGGTATACATGGAAAAAGTACGCGAGGATGAGGGAGGGACATACGGGGTGCAGACTTCCGCACAGATTTCTTCCTTCCCTGAAGGACAGACATTCCTGCAAGCCTATTTCGACACGGATCCGGCTAAACGGGAAAAGATGAACGCTATCGTCCGTACAGAACTGGATAACATCGTCAAGTCCGGCCCGCGCGATGAAGATTTCAAGAAGAGTCAGGACAATATCCTGAAGCGCCACGCAGAGAACTTGCAAGAGAATGTTTACTGGCTGACGACTTTGGATAATTATTACTTCCGCGGATTCAACGGCGAGACGACATACGAAGAAACGATAAAAGGTATCACCCCCGCCAATATCCAGGCTTTTGCCAAAAAACTGTTAGAACAGGGCAACCGGATCGAGGTAGTGATGGAGCCATAA
- a CDS encoding uroporphyrinogen-III synthase, whose protein sequence is MNIKKLLVSQPKPASEKSPYFDIAEKYGVEIDFRPFIKVEPLSSKEFRQQKISILDHTAVVFTARTAIDHFFHLCEELRVAIPETMKYFCMTEAIAVYLQKYIVYRKRKIFFGQTGKLDDLVTVIGKHAKEKYLVPVSDVHKDDLLTMLEAKKISFTKAVMYRTVSNDFSKDEKFDYDMLVFFSPSGISSLLKNFPNFKQEDIKIGCFGPTTAKAVKEAGLRLDVEAPTPEAPSMTAALELYLKKEMGSNKKNGK, encoded by the coding sequence TTGAACATCAAAAAGTTGCTGGTATCACAACCGAAGCCTGCATCCGAGAAGTCCCCGTATTTCGACATTGCAGAGAAGTATGGAGTTGAGATTGACTTCCGTCCATTCATTAAAGTAGAACCTCTTTCATCTAAGGAGTTCAGACAGCAGAAAATTTCTATTTTGGATCATACGGCTGTTGTTTTTACGGCTCGTACGGCGATCGATCATTTCTTTCACCTGTGTGAGGAACTGCGTGTTGCCATTCCTGAAACGATGAAGTATTTCTGTATGACTGAGGCCATTGCCGTATATTTGCAAAAATATATTGTGTATAGAAAGCGTAAAATCTTTTTTGGACAGACAGGAAAGTTGGATGATCTGGTTACAGTTATCGGCAAGCATGCAAAAGAAAAATATCTTGTGCCCGTTTCCGACGTGCATAAAGATGATTTGTTAACTATGTTAGAAGCGAAGAAGATTTCTTTTACGAAAGCTGTTATGTACCGCACTGTAAGCAATGATTTCTCTAAAGACGAGAAGTTTGACTATGATATGCTGGTATTTTTCAGCCCTTCGGGAATTTCTTCTCTGCTGAAGAACTTCCCGAACTTCAAACAAGAAGATATAAAGATCGGATGTTTCGGCCCGACAACAGCCAAAGCGGTGAAAGAAGCCGGTTTGCGTTTGGATGTGGAAGCACCGACTCCCGAAGCTCCGTCTATGACGGCTGCCCTTGAATTGTATCTGAAAAAAGAGATGGGTAGTAACAAAAAGAATGGTAAATAG
- the yidD gene encoding membrane protein insertion efficiency factor YidD, with protein MKRFVTSLLLLPVYFYKYCISPMTPASCRYTPTCSEYAVQALKKHGPIKGLYLAVKRILRCHPWGGSGYDPVP; from the coding sequence ATAAAGCGTTTTGTTACTTCCCTTCTGTTGTTGCCGGTCTATTTCTATAAATATTGTATCTCTCCCATGACGCCGGCATCGTGCAGGTACACGCCTACTTGTTCCGAATATGCCGTGCAGGCTCTCAAAAAACATGGTCCTATAAAAGGATTGTATCTGGCTGTCAAACGTATTCTCCGTTGCCATCCCTGGGGAGGAAGCGGATATGATCCTGTTCCGTAA
- the rnpA gene encoding ribonuclease P protein component, translated as MVNRRYTLSKEERLSWKRYIDLLFAKGQSFVAFPLRVVYLPVEEEALAPVSILVSVPKKKFRRAVKRNLIKRQVREAYRVCKYDLIDPLVEKDKRMLVAFLYLDKEIHPFADMEKAMTKALNILRDKV; from the coding sequence ATGGTAAATAGAAGGTATACCCTTTCAAAAGAAGAGCGCCTGTCGTGGAAACGTTACATTGACCTGTTGTTTGCAAAAGGGCAATCGTTTGTGGCGTTTCCACTGCGGGTCGTTTATTTACCGGTGGAGGAAGAGGCATTGGCTCCGGTATCTATCCTGGTGAGTGTCCCCAAAAAGAAATTCAGACGTGCAGTAAAACGGAATCTGATCAAACGCCAGGTCCGCGAAGCCTATCGGGTGTGCAAATATGACCTGATTGATCCGCTGGTGGAAAAAGACAAGCGTATGCTGGTTGCTTTCCTCTATTTGGACAAGGAAATCCATCCTTTTGCCGATATGGAAAAAGCCATGACAAAGGCATTGAACATACTTCGTGACAAAGTATGA
- a CDS encoding TatD family hydrolase yields the protein MVYYDIHTHHLPVYPEDVAIVNCLVPALDAGSHPGQVISRLEKADTAGCLCDPASSAGTGLFHSVGIHPWYIYDVEEQLTDLKRQAMLPGVVAIGETGLDKLVEASLECQQEIFKVSAAFAENLGIFLIIHCVKAWDELIALKKELKPRMPWVIHGFRGNAVLARQLIRQGFYLSFGEHFHPEAVHEAWPGYLFAETDDREIDIRTVYRNLSASLNLRLEQFAGQIAENVRDILHLP from the coding sequence ATGGTTTATTACGATATACATACTCACCATTTGCCCGTCTATCCGGAAGATGTCGCCATAGTCAACTGTCTTGTTCCCGCGCTCGACGCGGGATCACATCCGGGACAGGTCATATCGCGATTAGAAAAAGCGGATACTGCCGGTTGCTTGTGCGATCCCGCGTCGAGCGCGGGAACGGGGTTGTTCCATTCTGTCGGTATTCATCCCTGGTATATATATGATGTAGAAGAACAACTAACCGACCTTAAACGGCAGGCAATGCTTCCGGGCGTGGTGGCAATCGGCGAGACTGGCCTTGATAAATTGGTGGAAGCATCGTTGGAATGTCAGCAGGAAATCTTCAAAGTATCGGCAGCTTTTGCAGAAAACCTCGGCATCTTTTTAATCATACACTGCGTGAAAGCCTGGGACGAGCTGATTGCGTTGAAAAAGGAACTTAAGCCCCGTATGCCCTGGGTGATTCATGGCTTTCGTGGCAATGCAGTATTGGCCAGACAATTGATCCGACAGGGCTTTTATCTTTCTTTTGGTGAGCATTTCCATCCCGAAGCTGTGCACGAAGCATGGCCTGGCTACTTGTTTGCCGAAACGGACGATCGCGAAATCGATATCCGTACTGTCTACCGGAACCTTTCGGCTTCCTTGAATCTTCGGCTTGAACAGTTCGCCGGGCAGATTGCCGAAAATGTCCGCGATATCCTTCATCTACCTTAA
- the tyrS gene encoding tyrosine--tRNA ligase, which produces MNFVEELTWRGMIADMMPGTEEQLQKEMTSAYVGIDPTADSLHIGHLVSVMMLKHLQRAGHRPIALVGGATGMIGDPSMKSAERNLLDEATLRHNQDSIKKQLSKFLDFDSDAPNAAKLVNNYDWMKDYSFLNFIRDIGKHITVNYMMAKESVKKRLSRESSVGMSFTEFSYQLLQGYDYMYLYEHEGCRLQMGGTDQWGNITTGTELIRRKLGGEAFALTCPLITKADGGKFGKTESGNVWLDRRYTSPYKFYQFWLNVSDADAAKYIKIFTDLPKDEIDALIKEQEEAPHLRPLQKRLAKEVTIMVHSQEDYDAAVEASNILFGNSTSEALKHLDEQTLLDVFNGVPQFEVSRDELSAGVKAIDLFTEKAAIFPSKGEMRKLVQSGGISVNKEKLTDQDMVIDCSSLLDEKYLLVQRGKKNYYLLIVK; this is translated from the coding sequence ATGAATTTTGTTGAAGAATTAACATGGAGGGGCATGATCGCTGATATGATGCCCGGAACAGAAGAACAGTTGCAAAAAGAGATGACTTCTGCTTATGTAGGTATTGACCCGACGGCTGACTCATTACATATCGGTCACCTGGTATCGGTTATGATGCTGAAACATCTCCAACGTGCAGGACACCGTCCTATTGCTCTGGTCGGCGGAGCTACCGGTATGATCGGAGACCCTTCAATGAAGTCGGCAGAACGTAACCTGCTCGATGAAGCAACGCTTCGTCATAATCAGGATAGCATTAAGAAGCAGTTGTCCAAGTTTCTGGATTTCGATTCGGACGCACCTAATGCTGCCAAGTTGGTAAACAATTACGACTGGATGAAGGATTATTCTTTCCTGAATTTTATCCGTGATATCGGTAAGCATATCACTGTTAACTATATGATGGCTAAAGAATCTGTTAAAAAACGTCTGAGCCGCGAATCTTCTGTCGGCATGTCGTTTACGGAATTCTCTTACCAGTTGCTTCAGGGATACGATTATATGTATCTGTATGAGCACGAAGGTTGCCGGCTGCAGATGGGAGGAACCGACCAGTGGGGGAATATCACGACCGGTACGGAGCTGATCCGCCGTAAGTTGGGCGGCGAGGCTTTTGCTTTGACCTGTCCGTTGATTACGAAAGCCGACGGAGGCAAGTTCGGCAAGACTGAATCTGGCAATGTCTGGTTGGATCGCCGTTACACTTCTCCTTACAAATTCTACCAGTTCTGGCTGAATGTGAGTGATGCTGATGCTGCCAAATATATCAAGATCTTTACCGATCTTCCCAAGGATGAAATCGATGCTCTGATCAAGGAACAGGAAGAGGCGCCGCATCTCCGTCCGTTGCAGAAACGTTTGGCAAAGGAAGTGACGATCATGGTTCATTCCCAGGAAGATTACGATGCTGCTGTCGAAGCTTCTAACATCCTGTTCGGAAACTCTACGTCGGAAGCATTGAAACATTTGGACGAACAGACATTGTTGGATGTGTTCAACGGCGTTCCCCAGTTCGAAGTTTCCCGCGACGAGTTGAGTGCCGGTGTCAAGGCGATTGATCTGTTCACTGAAAAGGCGGCGATTTTCCCGTCGAAAGGTGAAATGCGCAAGCTGGTTCAGAGTGGTGGCATCAGTGTAAATAAGGAAAAACTGACGGATCAGGATATGGTTATCGACTGTTCTTCCCTGCTGGATGAGAAATATTTGCTAGTTCAGAGAGGTAAGAAGAACTACTATTTACTGATCGTAAAATAA
- a CDS encoding DUF4271 domain-containing protein, with protein sequence MNIFEGYVGIRLWDGQLVDDVIFSLLLFLFIVFSFVFRANFQLFVKMLKDAFLVKERQNLFDDVVGKSVFFFRNFMTFQVLFLSSIALIAIGRIYGFINYMEWQAVLSTIGTVFCVLFLFYQFKQCCYYLLGSVFADPNKYKLWKTSYNAIMGIWGVSLYIPVLWLVFVGTHVTIPIAMFCIFYILCRFVIIYKTIRIFHKKSTGLLYISLYLCTQEILPLVFLYEGMVYLYNFIETSTLWH encoded by the coding sequence ATGAATATATTTGAAGGATATGTGGGCATTCGCTTGTGGGACGGGCAGTTGGTGGATGATGTCATCTTCTCCCTGCTGTTATTCCTGTTTATTGTCTTTTCTTTTGTGTTCCGGGCGAATTTCCAGTTGTTTGTGAAGATGCTGAAAGATGCTTTTCTCGTGAAAGAAAGGCAGAATCTATTTGACGATGTGGTGGGGAAAAGCGTTTTCTTCTTCCGTAATTTTATGACATTTCAGGTATTGTTCCTTTCGAGTATTGCCCTGATTGCAATAGGCAGGATATACGGATTTATAAATTATATGGAATGGCAGGCGGTTTTATCGACGATCGGAACGGTTTTTTGCGTTTTATTCCTGTTTTATCAGTTTAAACAATGCTGTTATTACCTCCTGGGCAGCGTGTTTGCCGACCCCAATAAATATAAGTTATGGAAGACGAGTTATAATGCTATTATGGGGATTTGGGGAGTCTCTTTGTACATTCCGGTGTTATGGTTAGTGTTTGTCGGGACACACGTAACTATACCGATAGCAATGTTTTGTATTTTCTATATTTTGTGTCGTTTTGTAATAATTTATAAGACAATACGGATATTTCACAAGAAAAGTACTGGATTATTATATATAAGTTTGTACCTTTGCACCCAAGAAATTTTACCTCTGGTATTTTTGTACGAAGGTATGGTTTATTTGTATAACTTTATCGAGACAAGTACTCTATGGCATTGA
- a CDS encoding Gfo/Idh/MocA family oxidoreductase: MKSEDISRRSFLKRAAALSAAAAIPSFWIPSKANAMPGVPFVSANEKVRIAFIGIGNRGGEIARELYKTGLCEVVALCDVDMGAPHTQKLISMFPKVPRFQDFRQMFDKMADKIDAVTVGTPDHSHFPITIEAMAHGKHVYVEKPMARTFQEIEVMMRAEKKFGVVTQMGNQGHSEANYFQFKAWKEAGLIKDVTAITAHMNSPRRWHNWNPNITHLPMGEPVPETLDWDTWLGVRPFHEYNHDYHLGQWRCWYDFGMGALGDWGAHIIDTAHEFLDLGLPTEVNPLYLKDHNPFFFPMSSRILFRFPERKDMPGVDITWYDGLDNIPPVPENYGSSDVDPNIPTVAGGKLQLAKLNPGKEIYTKTLTFKGGSHGSTLSVIPDQVAKDMNPKLPEYQKSPSNHYANFLLACQGKEKTRSPFSIAGPLSQVFCLGVLAQRMNRKIVFDRDTKQIVNDPVMNQMLVGEMPRKGWEQYYNI; encoded by the coding sequence ATGAAATCTGAAGATATTTCACGTCGCTCGTTCCTGAAACGGGCAGCCGCTCTTTCAGCTGCGGCAGCAATTCCTTCTTTCTGGATTCCGTCCAAGGCCAATGCCATGCCGGGTGTTCCTTTTGTCAGTGCCAACGAAAAGGTGAGAATCGCTTTTATCGGTATCGGTAACCGTGGGGGTGAGATTGCACGCGAACTGTATAAAACCGGTTTGTGCGAAGTTGTTGCACTTTGTGATGTAGATATGGGTGCACCTCATACTCAGAAACTTATTTCGATGTTCCCGAAAGTACCGCGTTTCCAGGATTTCCGCCAGATGTTCGACAAGATGGCCGACAAGATCGACGCCGTTACAGTTGGTACACCGGACCATTCCCATTTCCCGATCACGATCGAGGCAATGGCTCATGGAAAACACGTATATGTAGAAAAACCGATGGCCCGCACCTTCCAGGAAATTGAAGTGATGATGCGTGCCGAAAAGAAATTCGGTGTTGTTACACAGATGGGTAACCAGGGACACTCGGAAGCCAACTACTTCCAGTTCAAGGCATGGAAAGAAGCCGGCTTGATCAAGGACGTTACCGCTATCACAGCTCACATGAACTCTCCGCGCCGTTGGCATAACTGGAACCCGAACATTACACATCTGCCGATGGGTGAACCGGTTCCCGAAACGTTGGATTGGGACACTTGGTTAGGTGTTCGTCCGTTCCACGAATATAATCACGATTATCATTTGGGACAGTGGCGTTGCTGGTATGATTTCGGTATGGGTGCATTGGGCGACTGGGGAGCTCACATCATCGATACTGCCCACGAATTCCTGGATCTTGGTTTGCCGACGGAAGTAAACCCGTTGTATCTGAAAGATCACAACCCGTTCTTCTTCCCGATGTCTTCCCGTATCCTGTTCAGATTCCCGGAAAGAAAAGATATGCCGGGTGTCGATATTACTTGGTATGACGGTCTGGATAATATTCCTCCTGTTCCTGAAAACTACGGTTCTTCTGATGTCGATCCGAATATCCCGACGGTTGCTGGTGGCAAACTGCAGTTGGCTAAACTGAATCCGGGTAAGGAAATCTATACAAAGACTTTGACATTCAAGGGTGGTTCTCATGGTAGCACTTTGTCTGTTATTCCTGATCAGGTAGCTAAAGATATGAATCCGAAATTGCCGGAATACCAGAAGAGTCCGTCCAATCACTACGCAAACTTCCTGTTGGCTTGCCAGGGTAAGGAAAAGACTCGTTCTCCGTTCTCTATCGCAGGTCCGTTGAGCCAGGTGTTCTGCCTCGGCGTGTTGGCACAGCGCATGAACCGCAAGATTGTATTCGACCGCGACACGAAGCAGATCGTGAACGATCCGGTTATGAACCAGATGTTGGTTGGCGAAATGCCGCGTAAAGGCTGGGAACAGTACTACAATATTTAA